Within Gammaproteobacteria bacterium, the genomic segment GCCGCGCGATATGCCGCATATTCGTCAAGCAGACTTGTGCGCGATGCATCCGGGTTGTCGAGCCAGGTGACGTGCGGGAGTCCTTCGCGCAGCAACGCGATCGACCGCTCTGTGTCGCCGTCGTTGATCGCGGTCGCGAGTCGGCCGATGCCGCTCTCCGCATTGAAACGATGACTGGTCTGCAGGGTGACGACATGATCGCCCAGCAATGACGGCACTCCTGATTCAACGTCTGCCAGCAACGCGCCGCCCGCCGCGATGTGCGCCGTGCTGAACGCATTTACACCGGCGGCCTGACACAGTTCAGAGAGCACCGAGCCCGCCTCAACCGATGCCAGTTGGTAGCGATCGCCAAGCAGAATCAGGCGCGCGCTTTCGCGCACGGCTTCGGCCAGTTTAGCCATCAACGACAGATCGACCATCGATGCCTCGTCGACGATAACGATGTCGGCCGGTAGCGTGTTCTCCGCGTCGTAGCGAGGCCGTGTCGTGCCAAAGCCCAGACCGAGCAGACGATGCAAGGTGCTCGCTTCGGTCGGTATATGCGCACGCACGTCATCCGGGATGTTCAGCTTGCCCACGCCTGTAATCACCGACTCGGCCATGCGGGCGGCTGCCTTGCCGGTCGGCGCCGCTATTTTTATCAGCGGCGCACGCTGACCCGCCTCCATCGCCGCGCGTATGAGCAGGACCATCAACCGCAACACCGTGAAGGTCTTGCCCGTACCGGGCCCGCCGGAAATGATGGCGAAGCGATGTCGCAGCGCAGTGAACGCCGCCACCGCCTGCCAGTGCGGTTGCCCGGTCGTCACCGAGGCGAAGTCGAACAGGCCGC encodes:
- the recD gene encoding exodeoxyribonuclease V subunit alpha, coding for MTTGQPHWQAVAAFTALRHRFAIISGGPGTGKTFTVLRLMVLLIRAAMEAGQRAPLIKIAAPTGKAAARMAESVITGVGKLNIPDDVRAHIPTEASTLHRLLGLGFGTTRPRYDAENTLPADIVIVDEASMVDLSLMAKLAEAVRESARLILLGDRYQLASVEAGSVLSELCQAAGVNAFSTAHIAAGGALLADVESGVPSLLGDHVVTLQTSHRFNAESGIGRLATAINDGDTERSIALLREGLPHVTWLDNPDASRTSLLDEYAAYRAARIDILDPAQALDVLQSRVILCAVREGPFGSNTINREITLRVARARGFDSTRIWYHGRPVIVLRNDYRVGLFNGDAGVCLRDRDGQFRVWFRTDEGLRALLPPNLPEHTTLYAMTIHKSQGSEFERVAMVLPTVQSEVLSRELLYTGITRARQSVELISYEEILRITVSRQIQRYSGLAARLQTEDGAR